The Henckelia pumila isolate YLH828 chromosome 2, ASM3356847v2, whole genome shotgun sequence genome includes a window with the following:
- the LOC140885287 gene encoding ATP-dependent RNA helicase-like protein DB10 isoform X3: MVTAATASSTDIRYAPEDPTLLKPWVGLVDGSTGYVYFWNPETDVTQYERPVAPSLASFVPSHKSLSSSVQKSSLGNSNNGDAADDKYLKVSNGGHLPLKNASGSGSHQAAWIRSDHSQNHSNGKTNAGCGSYTFNGADSCLSAESFRIQHEITVSCLYGGAQKGPQLKDLFRGVDIVVATPGRLNDILESRKVSLRQVSYLVLDEADRMLDMGFEPQITKIVKEIPSRRQTLMYTATWPKEVRRIAANLLANPIQVNIGSVDELAANSAITQHVEVMSSGHKLRRVEQILRSQEPGSKIIIFCSTKKRCNQLALSLARQFVAAAIHGDKTQAERDHVLGQFRTGRTPVLVATDVAARGLDIKDIKVVINYDFPNGIEDYVHRVGRTGRAGATGVAYTFLCNENAKHAADLVKLLDVANQHVSVEIRDMAASRGGGAAGKFKRQFGSAPSGPRRFNDSTAGERNGARSSHGMSVLTDSSGGGRDSDQRRDRTGAPGINQYKSSDNNGKMADESRRGRSGSRSPNRKSRWSESHVRSRSRSLDRFSGAAPAPTSASHIFHESTAITNKLYPPGNHRGKD; this comes from the exons ATGGTCACTGCTGCAACTGCCTCATCAACTGACATACGATATGCACCAGAAGATCCCACTCTCCTAAAACCATGGGTAGGTTTGGTTGATGGTAGTACAGGTTATGTTTACTTTTGGAATCCAGAGACTGATGTGACTCAGTATGAGAGGCCTGTAGCCCCTTCGCTGGCAAGTTTTGTTCCATCCCACAAATCTTTGAGTTCATCGGTTCAAAAATCTTCCCTTGGCAATAGCAATAACGGTGATGCTGCCGATGATAAATACCTCAAAGTTAGCAATGGTGGGCATTTGCCATTAAAAAATGCCTCCGGCTCTGGAAGtcatcag GCTGCCTGGATCAGATCAGATCATTCGCAAAATCACTCAAATGGGAAAACCAATGCTGGATGTGGATCATATACTTTTAATGGTGCCGATAGCTGTTTGTCTGCCGAGTCTTTTCGCATCCAACATGAAATTACAGTTAGC TGCTTATATGGAGGCGCTCAAAAAGGCCCTCAGCTGAAAGACCTTTTCAGGGGCGTGGATATAGTGGTTGCTACTCCTGGTCGTTTGAATGATATTTTGGAATCAAGAAAAGTTAGTCTCCGTCAAGTTTCATATTTGGTGTTGGATGAGGCAGACCGAATGCTGGACATGGGATTTGAACCCCAGATAACGAAAATTGTGAAGGAAATTCCTTCTCGCAGGCAAACCCTGATGTACACCGCTACATGGCCAAAGGAGGTGCGCAGAATTGCTGCTAATTTGTTGGCTAACCCTATTCAGGTTAACATTGGCAGTGTTGACGAACTTGCTGCAAACAGTGCAATAACACAG CATGTTGAAGTTATGTCATCAGGGCATAAGCTGAGGCGCGTAGAGCAGATACTAAGATCTCAAGAACCAGGATCGAAGATTATTATTTTCTGTTCTACAAAGAAAAGGTGCAACCAACTTGCTCTTTCTCTAGCCCGACAATTTGTAGCTGCGGCAATACATGGAGACAAAACTCAGGCTGAGAGGGATCATGTGTTGGGTCAGTTTCGCACAGGGCGGACCCCTGTGCTTGTAGCCACTGATGTTGCTGCTCGTGGCCTGGACATCAAGGATATCAA GGTGGTGATAAATTATGACTTCCCAAATGGAATAGAGGACTATGTTCACAGAGTAGGAAGAACTGGGCGGGCAGGTGCCACTGGAGTGGCTTATACCTTTCTCTGTAACGAAAATGCCAAGCACGCGGCTGATTTGGTCAAACTTTTGGACGTAGCAAATCAACATGTCTCAGTTGAAATTCGTGATATGGCCGCCTCACGGGGCGGTGGTGCAGCAGGAAAATTTAAGCGCCAGTTTGGTTCAGCCCCTTCAGGCCCTAGAAGGTTCAATGATTCTACCGCTGGTGAACGAAACGGGGCAAGGAGTTCTCATGGAATGTCAGTATTGACGGATAGTAGTGGTGGTGGCCGTGATTCCGACCAGAGACGTGACAG AACTGGTGCGCCTGGGATCAATCAATACAAGAGCTCTGACAATAATGGCAAAATGGCTGATGAAAGTAGAAGAGGCAGAAGTGGCAGTAGATCCCCCAACAGGAAGTCAAGATGGAGTGAGTCTCATGTCAGATCTCGTAGTCGTAGCCTTGATAGATTCAGTGGGGCTGCTCCAGCTCCCACTTCAGCCTCACACATATTTCATGAATCAACAGCAATCACAAACAAACTTTACCCTCCAGGCAACCACAGGGGAAAGGATTAA
- the LOC140885287 gene encoding ATP-dependent RNA helicase-like protein DB10 isoform X2 yields the protein MVTAATASSTDIRYAPEDPTLLKPWVGLVDGSTGYVYFWNPETDVTQYERPVAPSLASFVPSHKSLSSSVQKSSLGNSNNGDAADDKYLKVSNGGHLPLKNASGSGSHQAAWIRSDHSQNHSNGKTNAGCGSYTFNGADSCLSAESFRIQHEITVSVRRAGFSVPTPIQAQTWPIARQGRDIVAIAKTGSGKTLGYLIPGFLHLKQLRNNPKLGPTVLVLSPTRELATQILDEAVKFGRSSNIACTCLYGGAQKGPQLKDLFRGVDIVVATPGRLNDILESRKVSLRQVSYLVLDEADRMLDMGFEPQITKIVKEIPSRRQTLMYTATWPKEVRRIAANLLANPIQVNIGSVDELAANSAITQHVEVMSSGHKLRRVEQILRSQEPGSKIIIFCSTKKRCNQLALSLARQFVAAAIHGDKTQAERDHVLGQFRTGRTPVLVATDVAARGLDIKDIKVVINYDFPNGIEDYVHRVGRTGRAGATGVAYTFLCNENAKHAADLVKLLDVANQHVSVEIRDMAASRGGGAAGKFKRQFGSAPSGPRRFNDSTAGERNGARSSHGMSVLTDSSGGGRDSDQRRDRTGAPGINQYKSSDNNGKMADESRRGRSGSRSPNRKSRWSESHVRSRSRSLDRFSGAAPAPTSASHIFHESTAITNKLYPPGNHRGKD from the exons ATGGTCACTGCTGCAACTGCCTCATCAACTGACATACGATATGCACCAGAAGATCCCACTCTCCTAAAACCATGGGTAGGTTTGGTTGATGGTAGTACAGGTTATGTTTACTTTTGGAATCCAGAGACTGATGTGACTCAGTATGAGAGGCCTGTAGCCCCTTCGCTGGCAAGTTTTGTTCCATCCCACAAATCTTTGAGTTCATCGGTTCAAAAATCTTCCCTTGGCAATAGCAATAACGGTGATGCTGCCGATGATAAATACCTCAAAGTTAGCAATGGTGGGCATTTGCCATTAAAAAATGCCTCCGGCTCTGGAAGtcatcag GCTGCCTGGATCAGATCAGATCATTCGCAAAATCACTCAAATGGGAAAACCAATGCTGGATGTGGATCATATACTTTTAATGGTGCCGATAGCTGTTTGTCTGCCGAGTCTTTTCGCATCCAACATGAAATTACAGTTAGC GTACGACGTGCTGGTTTTTCTGTGCCGACTCCAATACAGGCACAGACATGGCCTATTGCTCGGCAAGGTCGTGATATTGTAGCCATTGCCAAGACAGGCTCGGGAAAAACTTTGGGTTACTTGATTCCAGGTTTTCTTCATCTGAAGCAATTGCGTAATAATCCTAAATTAGGACCAACAGTTTTGGTGTTGTCTCCAACAAGAGAGTTGGCGACTCAGATACTAGATGAAGCTGTGAAGTTTGGAAGATCATCTAATATAGCTTGCACG TGCTTATATGGAGGCGCTCAAAAAGGCCCTCAGCTGAAAGACCTTTTCAGGGGCGTGGATATAGTGGTTGCTACTCCTGGTCGTTTGAATGATATTTTGGAATCAAGAAAAGTTAGTCTCCGTCAAGTTTCATATTTGGTGTTGGATGAGGCAGACCGAATGCTGGACATGGGATTTGAACCCCAGATAACGAAAATTGTGAAGGAAATTCCTTCTCGCAGGCAAACCCTGATGTACACCGCTACATGGCCAAAGGAGGTGCGCAGAATTGCTGCTAATTTGTTGGCTAACCCTATTCAGGTTAACATTGGCAGTGTTGACGAACTTGCTGCAAACAGTGCAATAACACAG CATGTTGAAGTTATGTCATCAGGGCATAAGCTGAGGCGCGTAGAGCAGATACTAAGATCTCAAGAACCAGGATCGAAGATTATTATTTTCTGTTCTACAAAGAAAAGGTGCAACCAACTTGCTCTTTCTCTAGCCCGACAATTTGTAGCTGCGGCAATACATGGAGACAAAACTCAGGCTGAGAGGGATCATGTGTTGGGTCAGTTTCGCACAGGGCGGACCCCTGTGCTTGTAGCCACTGATGTTGCTGCTCGTGGCCTGGACATCAAGGATATCAA GGTGGTGATAAATTATGACTTCCCAAATGGAATAGAGGACTATGTTCACAGAGTAGGAAGAACTGGGCGGGCAGGTGCCACTGGAGTGGCTTATACCTTTCTCTGTAACGAAAATGCCAAGCACGCGGCTGATTTGGTCAAACTTTTGGACGTAGCAAATCAACATGTCTCAGTTGAAATTCGTGATATGGCCGCCTCACGGGGCGGTGGTGCAGCAGGAAAATTTAAGCGCCAGTTTGGTTCAGCCCCTTCAGGCCCTAGAAGGTTCAATGATTCTACCGCTGGTGAACGAAACGGGGCAAGGAGTTCTCATGGAATGTCAGTATTGACGGATAGTAGTGGTGGTGGCCGTGATTCCGACCAGAGACGTGACAG AACTGGTGCGCCTGGGATCAATCAATACAAGAGCTCTGACAATAATGGCAAAATGGCTGATGAAAGTAGAAGAGGCAGAAGTGGCAGTAGATCCCCCAACAGGAAGTCAAGATGGAGTGAGTCTCATGTCAGATCTCGTAGTCGTAGCCTTGATAGATTCAGTGGGGCTGCTCCAGCTCCCACTTCAGCCTCACACATATTTCATGAATCAACAGCAATCACAAACAAACTTTACCCTCCAGGCAACCACAGGGGAAAGGATTAA
- the LOC140885287 gene encoding ATP-dependent RNA helicase-like protein DB10 isoform X1 has protein sequence MVTAATASSTDIRYAPEDPTLLKPWVGLVDGSTGYVYFWNPETDVTQYERPVAPSLASFVPSHKSLSSSVQKSSLGNSNNGDAADDKYLKVSNGGHLPLKNASGSGSHQAAWIRSDHSQNHSNGKTNAGCGSYTFNGADSCLSAESFRIQHEITVSGDLEIQPFTTFEATGFPPEILREVRRAGFSVPTPIQAQTWPIARQGRDIVAIAKTGSGKTLGYLIPGFLHLKQLRNNPKLGPTVLVLSPTRELATQILDEAVKFGRSSNIACTCLYGGAQKGPQLKDLFRGVDIVVATPGRLNDILESRKVSLRQVSYLVLDEADRMLDMGFEPQITKIVKEIPSRRQTLMYTATWPKEVRRIAANLLANPIQVNIGSVDELAANSAITQHVEVMSSGHKLRRVEQILRSQEPGSKIIIFCSTKKRCNQLALSLARQFVAAAIHGDKTQAERDHVLGQFRTGRTPVLVATDVAARGLDIKDIKVVINYDFPNGIEDYVHRVGRTGRAGATGVAYTFLCNENAKHAADLVKLLDVANQHVSVEIRDMAASRGGGAAGKFKRQFGSAPSGPRRFNDSTAGERNGARSSHGMSVLTDSSGGGRDSDQRRDRTGAPGINQYKSSDNNGKMADESRRGRSGSRSPNRKSRWSESHVRSRSRSLDRFSGAAPAPTSASHIFHESTAITNKLYPPGNHRGKD, from the exons ATGGTCACTGCTGCAACTGCCTCATCAACTGACATACGATATGCACCAGAAGATCCCACTCTCCTAAAACCATGGGTAGGTTTGGTTGATGGTAGTACAGGTTATGTTTACTTTTGGAATCCAGAGACTGATGTGACTCAGTATGAGAGGCCTGTAGCCCCTTCGCTGGCAAGTTTTGTTCCATCCCACAAATCTTTGAGTTCATCGGTTCAAAAATCTTCCCTTGGCAATAGCAATAACGGTGATGCTGCCGATGATAAATACCTCAAAGTTAGCAATGGTGGGCATTTGCCATTAAAAAATGCCTCCGGCTCTGGAAGtcatcag GCTGCCTGGATCAGATCAGATCATTCGCAAAATCACTCAAATGGGAAAACCAATGCTGGATGTGGATCATATACTTTTAATGGTGCCGATAGCTGTTTGTCTGCCGAGTCTTTTCGCATCCAACATGAAATTACAGTTAGC GGAGATCTGGAAATCCAACCTTTCACCACTTTTGAAGCCACTGGTTTTCCTCCAGAGATTTTAAGGGAG GTACGACGTGCTGGTTTTTCTGTGCCGACTCCAATACAGGCACAGACATGGCCTATTGCTCGGCAAGGTCGTGATATTGTAGCCATTGCCAAGACAGGCTCGGGAAAAACTTTGGGTTACTTGATTCCAGGTTTTCTTCATCTGAAGCAATTGCGTAATAATCCTAAATTAGGACCAACAGTTTTGGTGTTGTCTCCAACAAGAGAGTTGGCGACTCAGATACTAGATGAAGCTGTGAAGTTTGGAAGATCATCTAATATAGCTTGCACG TGCTTATATGGAGGCGCTCAAAAAGGCCCTCAGCTGAAAGACCTTTTCAGGGGCGTGGATATAGTGGTTGCTACTCCTGGTCGTTTGAATGATATTTTGGAATCAAGAAAAGTTAGTCTCCGTCAAGTTTCATATTTGGTGTTGGATGAGGCAGACCGAATGCTGGACATGGGATTTGAACCCCAGATAACGAAAATTGTGAAGGAAATTCCTTCTCGCAGGCAAACCCTGATGTACACCGCTACATGGCCAAAGGAGGTGCGCAGAATTGCTGCTAATTTGTTGGCTAACCCTATTCAGGTTAACATTGGCAGTGTTGACGAACTTGCTGCAAACAGTGCAATAACACAG CATGTTGAAGTTATGTCATCAGGGCATAAGCTGAGGCGCGTAGAGCAGATACTAAGATCTCAAGAACCAGGATCGAAGATTATTATTTTCTGTTCTACAAAGAAAAGGTGCAACCAACTTGCTCTTTCTCTAGCCCGACAATTTGTAGCTGCGGCAATACATGGAGACAAAACTCAGGCTGAGAGGGATCATGTGTTGGGTCAGTTTCGCACAGGGCGGACCCCTGTGCTTGTAGCCACTGATGTTGCTGCTCGTGGCCTGGACATCAAGGATATCAA GGTGGTGATAAATTATGACTTCCCAAATGGAATAGAGGACTATGTTCACAGAGTAGGAAGAACTGGGCGGGCAGGTGCCACTGGAGTGGCTTATACCTTTCTCTGTAACGAAAATGCCAAGCACGCGGCTGATTTGGTCAAACTTTTGGACGTAGCAAATCAACATGTCTCAGTTGAAATTCGTGATATGGCCGCCTCACGGGGCGGTGGTGCAGCAGGAAAATTTAAGCGCCAGTTTGGTTCAGCCCCTTCAGGCCCTAGAAGGTTCAATGATTCTACCGCTGGTGAACGAAACGGGGCAAGGAGTTCTCATGGAATGTCAGTATTGACGGATAGTAGTGGTGGTGGCCGTGATTCCGACCAGAGACGTGACAG AACTGGTGCGCCTGGGATCAATCAATACAAGAGCTCTGACAATAATGGCAAAATGGCTGATGAAAGTAGAAGAGGCAGAAGTGGCAGTAGATCCCCCAACAGGAAGTCAAGATGGAGTGAGTCTCATGTCAGATCTCGTAGTCGTAGCCTTGATAGATTCAGTGGGGCTGCTCCAGCTCCCACTTCAGCCTCACACATATTTCATGAATCAACAGCAATCACAAACAAACTTTACCCTCCAGGCAACCACAGGGGAAAGGATTAA
- the LOC140884547 gene encoding large ribosomal subunit protein bL12c-like, producing the protein MASTLSSLNLRYPSYPTPSAAASLRSSICFSRHISEFTARTSRKLPNSRATVLRPVAAVDAPEKIVDLGDQISYLTLSDAQKLVEYLQDKLGVSAASFAPVAAVSASPAAEAAPVVEEKTEFDVVIEDVPSNARIATIKVVRALTNLALKEAKELIEGLPKKFKEGASKEEAEEAKKQLEEAGAKIAIV; encoded by the coding sequence ATGGCTTCCACGCTATCTTCACTTAACCTGCGCTACCCCTCTTATCCTACACCCTCCGCCGCCGCTTCCCTGAGATCTTCTATCTGCTTTTCCCGACACATCTCCGAATTCACAGCCAGAACCTCTCGCAAGCTCCCCAACAGCCGCGCCACGGTCCTCCGCCCTGTCGCCGCCGTCGACGCTCCCGAGAAAATCGTCGACCTAGGTGACCAGATCTCGTACCTAACCTTATCGGACGCACAGAAGCTAGTCGAGTACCTCCAGGACAAGCTAGGCGTGTCCGCCGCATCATTCGCCCCGGTCGCCGCGGTCTCCGCTTCTCCGGCGGCGGAGGCGGCTCCCGTCGTGGAGGAGAAGACGGAATTCGACGTCGTGATCGAGGATGTGCCGAGCAACGCCCGAATCGCGACGATTAAGGTGGTCAGGGCCTTGACGAACCTGGCGTTGAAGGAGGCGAAGGAATTGATCGAAGGATTGCCGAAGAAATTCAAGGAAGGGGCCTCCAAGGAGGAGGCCGAGGAGGCGAAGAAGCAGCTCGAAGAAGCCGGCGCCAAGATAGCCATCGTTTGA
- the LOC140877195 gene encoding uncharacterized protein, translating into MEDQLRLLEIPEALKVEVTIPFLEDKTRKWWEAVSPAMLAVGEITWQQFRTAFLKQYFPAEVKMQKLNDFENLTQTPGMTVVEYTSKFNELGSYAPTIMGDDDMKLHRFKKGLNSRIQSALAVYQPANFADLMGAAIRAESDIKRRENDFHNKRPLTGQSSSHKHMSKRSNNSDESFKETYVAPNCPQIKL; encoded by the coding sequence ATGGAGGACCAACTTCGTTTACTTGAAATTCCTGAAGCACTGAAAGTAGAGGTGACGATTCCTTTTCTGGAGGACAAAACAAGGAAATGGTGGGAAGCCGTTTCACCTGCTATGCTAGCTGTGGGAGAAATCACATGGCAGCAGTTCCGTACCGCATTTCTGAAGCAGTACTTTCCAGCTGAAGTTAAAATGCAGAAGCTGAACGATTTTGAGAATCTTACGCAAACACCAGGCATGACAGTGGTGGAATACACTTCCAAGTTTAATGAGCTTGGTTCCTATGCCCCAACAATTATGGGAGATGACGATATGAAGTTGCATCGTTTCAAGAAGGGGTTGAATAGTCGTATACAGTCGGCATTAGCAGTTTATCAGCCTGCCAACTTCGCGGATTTGATGGGAGCGGCCATCAGAGCTGAATCGGACATCAAGCGTCGTGAGAATGACTTCCACAACAAACGACCTCTGACGGGCCAATCTTCTTCACACAAACATATGTCCAAGCGTTCGAACAATTCTGATGAATCCTTCAAGGAAACTTATGTTGCTCCAAACTGTCCACAGATCAAGCTATGA